Within the Gemmatimonadaceae bacterium genome, the region ACTTATCCGGTCGATTTCGTCCGCACCAATCTGAGGATTCAACTGAGCGTAATCGAGGCCGCATGGAGGACCGGCGTGACGAAGCTTTTGTTCCTCGGCTCGTCCTGCATCTATCCCAAGCTTGCCGATCAGCCGATCAGCGAGGACGCGCTCCTCGGCGGACCGCTCGAACCGACCAACCGGCCTTACGCAATCGCCAAGATTGCCGGGATCGAGCTCTGCCGATCGTACAATCGGCAGTACGGCACAAACTTCATCGCGGCGATGCCGACGAACCTTTACGGCCCCGGCGACAACTTCGATCTGCAGAACGCGCATGTGCTGCCGGCACTCATGCACCGCTTTCATCTCGCCAAGATTACCGGCGAGCCGAGCGTTACCGTATGGGGCAGCGGAACCCCGCGCCGCGAGTTTCTCTACGTGGACGACGTCGCGGAGGCGTGCGTCTTTCTCATGGAACGCTACGACGGAGAGGGGATAGTCAACATCGGCTGTGGTGAGGACGTCTCG harbors:
- a CDS encoding GDP-L-fucose synthase, with the protein product MKADARIFVAGHLGLVGGAVHRALTRKGFSNVVGRSRAELDLEDEPAVLAFFERERPEYVILAAAKVGGIHANNTYPVDFVRTNLRIQLSVIEAAWRTGVTKLLFLGSSCIYPKLADQPISEDALLGGPLEPTNRPYAIAKIAGIELCRSYNRQYGTNFIAAMPTNLYGPGDNFDLQNAHVLPALMHRFHLAKITGEPSVTVWGSGTPRREFLYVDDVAEACVFLMERYDGEGIVNIGCGEDVSIAEVADAVRAIVGFRGEIAFDRSKPDGTPGKLLDVSKLRDMGWRPATGLREGLERTYRWFLDNKMQVGA